The following proteins are encoded in a genomic region of Thioclava nitratireducens:
- the recQ gene encoding DNA helicase RecQ, with translation MPAAAAAEAPAELLARVWGFDAFRPGQEEIVRAVIEGRNVLAIMPTGGGKSLCYQLPALAREGVTVVISPLIALMRDQVRALKQAGVEAGALTSGNTEEETEEVFTAIDEGRLKLLYMAPERLASGGAQHLLKRAGVSLIAVDEAHCVSQWGHDFRPDYLRIGELRRSLGVPLAAFTATADEETRTEIVTRLFDGQPPESFLRGFDRPNIHLAFSPKDQPRQQILRFAAARKGQSGIVYCGTRAKTEALAKALSEAGHLACHYHGGMEADDRRAVETRFQQEDGLIVVATVAFGMGVDKPDIRWVAHADLPKSIEAYYQEIGRAGRDGAAAETLTLYGPDDIKLRRSQIDEGLAPPERKEADHGRLNALLGLAEATECRRVKLLRYFGEEAAPCGHCDLCDTPPEVFDGTEAVRKALSAALRSEERFGAGHLIEILLGSQTDKIKQWGHDKLPTYGVGRDLSRAQWQAVFRQMMGHDLIRPDAARHGALVMTETAHPILRGEQSITLRRDLVAKAKTKHVVRTLVSDDDAPLLSALKAKRRALAEAQGVPAYVVFTDRTLIEMAEKRPGTLDEMAGISGVGAKKLESYGAEFLEVIAGAVEEMHPLRRKLAGSTEGEIYDRLADAQRNLERGADGYDRPLSCSASTIRKIAETKPRSRDDLARISNLPEAKLDRFAEAFLAVLADYR, from the coding sequence ATGCCTGCGGCTGCGGCAGCCGAAGCCCCCGCAGAGCTACTGGCGCGGGTCTGGGGGTTCGACGCCTTCCGACCCGGTCAGGAAGAGATCGTGCGCGCGGTGATCGAGGGCCGGAACGTGCTGGCGATCATGCCGACGGGCGGCGGAAAATCCCTGTGTTATCAATTGCCTGCGCTGGCGCGCGAGGGCGTGACGGTGGTGATCTCGCCGCTGATCGCGCTGATGCGCGATCAGGTGCGCGCGTTGAAACAGGCCGGCGTCGAGGCGGGCGCGCTGACCTCGGGCAATACCGAGGAGGAGACCGAAGAGGTCTTCACCGCGATCGACGAAGGACGGCTGAAGCTTCTCTACATGGCGCCCGAACGTCTGGCCTCTGGCGGGGCGCAGCACCTGCTGAAGCGCGCAGGCGTCAGTCTGATCGCGGTGGACGAGGCGCATTGCGTCAGCCAATGGGGCCATGATTTCCGCCCCGACTACCTGCGCATCGGCGAGCTGCGCCGCAGCCTTGGCGTACCGCTTGCGGCCTTCACCGCGACCGCCGACGAAGAAACCCGGACCGAGATCGTCACGCGCCTGTTCGACGGGCAGCCCCCCGAGAGCTTCCTGCGCGGCTTCGACCGACCGAATATCCATCTGGCCTTTTCGCCCAAGGATCAGCCACGTCAACAGATTTTGCGCTTCGCGGCCGCGCGAAAAGGGCAATCCGGCATCGTTTATTGCGGCACGCGGGCGAAAACCGAGGCTTTGGCCAAGGCGCTGAGCGAGGCCGGGCATCTCGCCTGTCACTATCACGGCGGGATGGAGGCCGATGACCGCCGCGCTGTGGAGACCCGCTTTCAGCAGGAAGACGGGTTGATCGTGGTCGCGACGGTCGCCTTCGGGATGGGCGTCGACAAGCCCGATATCCGCTGGGTCGCCCATGCCGATCTGCCCAAGAGCATCGAGGCTTACTATCAGGAGATCGGTCGCGCGGGTCGCGACGGTGCCGCCGCCGAGACGCTGACACTGTATGGGCCCGACGACATCAAGCTGCGCCGGTCCCAGATCGACGAAGGGCTCGCCCCGCCCGAGCGCAAGGAGGCCGATCACGGGCGGCTGAATGCGCTGCTGGGTCTGGCCGAGGCGACCGAATGCCGCCGGGTGAAGCTGCTGCGCTATTTCGGCGAAGAGGCCGCGCCCTGCGGGCATTGCGACCTATGCGATACGCCGCCCGAGGTGTTCGACGGGACCGAGGCCGTGCGCAAGGCGCTGTCCGCCGCGCTGCGCTCGGAGGAACGGTTCGGCGCGGGGCATCTGATCGAGATTCTGCTGGGCTCGCAGACCGACAAGATAAAGCAATGGGGCCACGACAAGCTGCCGACCTATGGGGTCGGGCGCGATCTGAGCCGGGCGCAATGGCAGGCGGTATTCCGGCAGATGATGGGGCATGACCTGATCCGTCCCGACGCCGCGCGGCACGGCGCGCTGGTGATGACCGAGACTGCTCATCCGATCCTGCGCGGCGAGCAGTCGATCACGCTGCGCCGCGATCTGGTGGCGAAGGCGAAGACCAAACACGTGGTCCGGACGCTGGTGAGCGACGACGACGCGCCGCTTCTCTCGGCACTGAAGGCGAAGCGCCGCGCGCTGGCCGAGGCGCAGGGGGTGCCCGCCTATGTCGTCTTCACCGACCGCACCCTGATCGAGATGGCCGAGAAACGCCCCGGAACGCTCGACGAAATGGCGGGGATCAGCGGTGTCGGTGCCAAGAAGCTGGAAAGCTATGGCGCGGAGTTTCTGGAGGTGATCGCCGGCGCGGTGGAAGAGATGCACCCGCTGCGCCGCAAGCTCGCAGGTTCGACCGAGGGGGAAATTTACGACCGGTTGGCCGATGCGCAGCGAAATCTCGAACGCGGCGCGGATGGCTATGATCGCCCGCTCTCCTGCTCGGCCTCGACGATCCGCAAGATCGCAGAGACGAAGCCGCGCTCGCGCGATGACCTCGCCCGGATTTCCAACCTGCCCGAGGCGAAGCTCGACCGCTTTGCAGAGGCGTTCCTGGCGGTCCTGGCCGACTACCGCTAG
- a CDS encoding YggT family protein, with amino-acid sequence MVTLFQALVLILNVIWFVMIAHIIMSWLINFQVLNLRQPLVAQIWFGLNNLLEPIYGRIRRFLPDTGGLDLAPLVAFIILIIIRQALFNNAAFFYGNSF; translated from the coding sequence ATGGTCACGCTCTTTCAGGCCCTGGTGCTGATCCTGAACGTCATCTGGTTCGTCATGATCGCCCATATCATCATGAGCTGGCTTATCAATTTTCAGGTGCTGAACCTGCGCCAACCCTTGGTGGCGCAAATCTGGTTCGGCCTGAATAACCTGCTGGAGCCGATCTACGGGCGCATCCGTCGCTTCCTGCCCGACACGGGCGGGCTCGATCTGGCGCCGCTGGTGGCCTTCATCATCCTGATCATCATCCGTCAGGCGCTGTTCAACAACGCGGCCTTCTTCTACGGCAACAGCTTCTGA
- a CDS encoding response regulator, whose amino-acid sequence MHKAIAEKLARERRGRLAAEKLLEQKRQELFAANQKLAQHARMLSDQVVEQREGLARALSERETLLGENSRVRNDLERANSLAQIAQARLWHAVNSISDGFAVFDSDLRLVAANHLFLSFFEGEIAIGVGVAYDEVMRIAAERGVFDLQGRDPHDWHFEMCERIRRTEIPPMALRTQDGRWFRLNDTWGAQGDLVTFAQDITGAVAREAELRDARDRAEAANRAKSAFLANMSHEIRTPMNGVVGMADLLVETDLSEEQRLFAETIRSSGEALLTIINDVLDYSKIEAERMRLYPEPFDLERCLHEVTVLLQPSAKDRDLKLLVDYDLFLPTRFEADPGRMRQILTNLLGNAVKFTKAGHVLARVVGVEREAGHYELHITVEDTGIGIAPELLDHVFGEFNQVEAESNRKFEGTGLGLAITRQLVELMGGEVWVDSALGEGSCFGLKLVLPRAEPVEPIDAPSPPITLHAALVVDDLLVNRVILERQLQTYGLEVTLCRSGEEALQVIEDGSAFDVILTDHRMPALDGVALAQRLRADGGDVPILLLSSDPEAAKAAMDEGVTGCLQKPVLRSELFRALQDLSRAAEATPDPPPPSPPPDLTERRAMRILAAEDNRTNQLVFSKMVKDLDIDLRFANNGHEAVALWRSFQPDLIFMDISMPGMDGREAAREIRALEGAAHVPICALTAHAMEGDSEGILAAGIDHYLTKPLKKREITERIQSDRPADARPPAVDQPA is encoded by the coding sequence ATGCACAAGGCGATCGCAGAGAAACTGGCACGGGAACGCCGCGGGCGACTCGCGGCGGAAAAGCTGTTGGAGCAGAAGCGCCAGGAATTGTTCGCCGCCAACCAGAAGCTGGCCCAGCACGCAAGGATGCTCTCAGATCAAGTTGTGGAGCAGCGCGAAGGTCTTGCCCGTGCTCTTAGCGAACGCGAAACCCTGCTGGGCGAGAACAGCCGCGTGCGCAACGATCTCGAACGGGCCAATTCGCTCGCCCAGATCGCGCAGGCGCGGCTGTGGCACGCGGTCAATTCGATCTCGGACGGCTTCGCCGTCTTCGACAGCGATCTGCGCCTCGTCGCCGCCAACCATTTGTTCCTCTCCTTCTTCGAAGGCGAAATCGCGATCGGCGTCGGCGTCGCCTATGACGAAGTGATGCGGATCGCGGCAGAGCGCGGTGTCTTCGACCTGCAGGGGCGCGATCCGCACGATTGGCATTTCGAGATGTGCGAACGCATCCGTCGCACCGAGATCCCCCCGATGGCGCTGCGCACGCAGGATGGCCGCTGGTTCCGGCTCAACGACACATGGGGCGCGCAGGGCGATCTCGTCACCTTCGCGCAGGACATCACCGGCGCCGTCGCGCGCGAAGCGGAGTTGCGCGATGCCCGCGACCGGGCGGAGGCGGCGAACCGCGCGAAATCCGCCTTCCTCGCCAATATGAGCCACGAGATCCGCACGCCGATGAATGGCGTCGTCGGGATGGCGGACCTGCTGGTCGAGACCGATCTGTCCGAAGAGCAGCGCTTGTTCGCCGAGACCATCCGCTCCTCCGGCGAAGCGCTTCTGACCATCATCAACGACGTGCTCGATTACTCGAAGATCGAGGCGGAGCGGATGCGGCTTTACCCCGAACCCTTCGATCTGGAACGCTGCCTGCACGAGGTCACGGTGCTCTTGCAGCCCTCTGCCAAGGACCGCGATCTGAAACTTCTGGTGGATTACGACCTGTTCCTGCCCACCCGGTTCGAGGCCGATCCCGGACGGATGCGCCAGATCCTGACCAACCTTCTGGGCAATGCGGTGAAATTCACAAAAGCCGGTCACGTCCTCGCCCGCGTCGTGGGGGTCGAACGCGAGGCCGGTCACTACGAGCTGCACATCACCGTCGAAGACACCGGCATCGGCATCGCGCCCGAGCTGCTCGATCACGTCTTCGGCGAGTTCAACCAGGTCGAGGCCGAGAGTAATCGCAAGTTCGAAGGCACCGGGCTTGGTCTTGCGATCACCCGCCAACTGGTGGAGTTGATGGGTGGCGAGGTCTGGGTGGACAGCGCGCTTGGCGAAGGCTCGTGTTTCGGCCTCAAACTGGTGCTGCCCCGCGCCGAACCGGTCGAGCCGATCGACGCCCCCTCCCCGCCGATCACGCTGCACGCGGCGCTGGTGGTCGACGATCTTCTGGTCAATCGCGTCATTCTGGAGCGGCAATTGCAGACCTACGGGCTGGAGGTGACGCTTTGTCGCTCGGGCGAGGAGGCGTTGCAGGTGATCGAGGATGGCAGCGCCTTCGACGTGATCCTGACCGATCATCGGATGCCCGCACTTGATGGGGTGGCGCTGGCGCAGAGGCTTCGGGCGGATGGCGGCGACGTGCCGATCCTGCTGCTCAGCTCCGACCCGGAGGCTGCGAAGGCCGCGATGGACGAGGGTGTCACCGGCTGTCTGCAAAAACCGGTGCTGCGCTCGGAACTGTTCCGCGCATTGCAGGACCTGTCGCGGGCCGCCGAAGCGACACCTGATCCGCCGCCTCCCAGCCCGCCGCCAGACCTGACCGAGCGGCGTGCGATGCGGATCCTCGCCGCCGAGGATAACCGCACCAATCAGTTGGTCTTTTCCAAGATGGTGAAGGATCTCGATATCGATCTGCGCTTCGCCAATAACGGACATGAGGCCGTCGCCCTGTGGCGCAGCTTCCAGCCCGATCTGATCTTCATGGACATTTCGATGCCCGGCATGGACGGGCGCGAGGCGGCGCGCGAAATCCGGGCGTTGGAAGGCGCGGCACATGTGCCGATCTGCGCGCTCACCGCCCATGCGATGGAGGGTGATAGCGAAGGCATCCTCGCCGCCGGGATCGATCACTACCTGACCAAGCCTTTGAAGAAACGAGAGATTACCGAACGCATCCAGTCGGATCGCCCCGCAGATGCACGCCCACCCGCGGTCGACCAACCCGCCTAG
- a CDS encoding acyl-CoA thioesterase translates to MYPVIRMAKEIVKFRNAPALPITGTHVSQHICWPWDIDLWMELNNGRTLTLYDLGRIPLAIRTGLWGALKRNKWGIVVAGNTTRYRRRVQAFQKFEMRSRCLGWDDRWIWLEHAMFTESGECTSHVLIRGAVTSKKGMIPPAQVLAEMGQDATSPPLPEFVTAWAEADLKRPWPPQM, encoded by the coding sequence ATGTACCCCGTTATCCGTATGGCCAAAGAGATCGTGAAGTTCCGCAACGCCCCGGCGCTGCCGATCACGGGTACCCATGTCAGCCAGCATATCTGCTGGCCGTGGGACATCGACCTCTGGATGGAGCTGAACAACGGGCGCACGCTGACGCTCTACGATCTCGGGCGAATTCCGCTTGCGATCCGCACAGGGCTCTGGGGCGCACTGAAGCGCAACAAATGGGGCATCGTGGTCGCCGGGAACACCACGCGCTATCGCCGCCGGGTGCAGGCCTTCCAGAAATTCGAGATGCGCTCGCGCTGTCTTGGCTGGGACGATCGCTGGATCTGGCTCGAGCATGCGATGTTCACCGAAAGCGGCGAATGCACCTCGCATGTGCTTATCCGTGGTGCCGTGACCTCGAAGAAGGGCATGATCCCACCGGCGCAGGTTCTGGCCGAGATGGGGCAGGACGCGACCTCGCCGCCGCTGCCCGAATTCGTGACCGCCTGGGCGGAGGCAGACCTCAAGCGTCCCTGGCCGCCGCAGATGTGA
- a CDS encoding MFS transporter produces MITAKKRIWGWWFFDWASQPYNTLLITFIFAPFVKDLMGSGTAAQTVWGYGVGIAGIIIALGSPFLGAIADRSGRRMPFIWVFSVMYVLGAWGLWYAVPGDFKLMAIMISFAIGMIGMEFATTFTNAILPDLGPREEIGRISGSGWAFGYIGGMITLFIMLLLLQASPTTGKTMLGIEPLFGLDVATREDTRAVGPLTAIWYAVFMIPFFLWVREPRKADALPIGTALRGAWPELRATLRALPHRRSLTSFLLSSMFYRDALNGIYTFGGLYAAGVLNWSITLIGIFGILGTITGATFAWLGGKADDRWGPRTVIITTLVILTLVVLGIVMISRESVFGMAVTPDSKLPDIAFMVLGGMIGACGGALQSASRTMMVRQADPEKITEHFGLYALSGKATAFIAPLAIGITTQISGNQSTGITPIIVLLLLGLVLLGFVRSHGDPAPEGPPSP; encoded by the coding sequence ATGATCACGGCGAAGAAACGCATCTGGGGCTGGTGGTTCTTCGACTGGGCGAGCCAACCCTATAACACGCTGCTGATCACCTTCATCTTCGCGCCCTTCGTGAAAGACCTGATGGGCTCGGGCACCGCGGCGCAGACCGTCTGGGGTTATGGCGTGGGCATCGCGGGGATCATCATCGCGCTCGGCTCTCCCTTCCTCGGCGCGATTGCCGACCGATCGGGGCGGCGGATGCCGTTCATCTGGGTCTTCTCGGTAATGTACGTTCTGGGCGCGTGGGGGCTATGGTACGCGGTGCCGGGCGATTTCAAGCTGATGGCGATCATGATCAGCTTCGCCATCGGCATGATCGGCATGGAATTCGCGACCACCTTCACCAATGCGATTCTGCCCGATCTGGGTCCCCGCGAAGAAATCGGGCGCATCTCCGGCTCGGGCTGGGCGTTCGGCTATATCGGCGGAATGATCACGCTGTTCATCATGCTTTTGCTGCTGCAGGCGAGCCCGACGACAGGGAAAACCATGCTCGGGATCGAGCCGCTGTTCGGCCTCGACGTCGCCACGCGCGAGGACACCCGCGCGGTCGGGCCGCTCACCGCGATCTGGTACGCGGTATTCATGATCCCCTTCTTCCTCTGGGTGCGCGAGCCGCGCAAAGCCGACGCGCTGCCCATCGGCACGGCTCTGCGCGGCGCATGGCCGGAACTGCGCGCGACGCTCCGCGCGCTGCCACATCGGCGCTCGCTGACCTCGTTCCTGCTCAGCTCGATGTTCTATCGCGATGCGCTCAACGGCATCTACACCTTCGGCGGGCTCTACGCGGCGGGCGTGCTGAACTGGTCGATCACCCTGATCGGCATCTTCGGCATCCTCGGCACGATCACCGGCGCGACTTTCGCGTGGCTCGGCGGCAAGGCGGACGACCGCTGGGGGCCGCGCACGGTCATCATCACGACGCTCGTGATCCTCACGCTCGTGGTGCTCGGCATCGTGATGATCTCGCGCGAAAGCGTCTTCGGCATGGCCGTCACCCCCGACAGCAAACTGCCCGACATCGCCTTCATGGTACTTGGCGGCATGATCGGGGCGTGCGGCGGCGCGCTGCAATCGGCCTCGCGCACGATGATGGTGCGTCAGGCCGACCCGGAAAAGATCACCGAGCATTTCGGCCTTTACGCGCTGTCCGGCAAGGCCACGGCCTTCATCGCGCCGCTTGCAATCGGGATCACGACGCAGATAAGCGGAAATCAGTCGACCGGCATCACGCCGATCATCGTTCTTTTGCTTTTGGGCCTGGTCCTGCTAGGCTTCGTGAGAAGCCACGGAGACCCTGCGCCCGAAGGACCCCCCTCACCATGA
- a CDS encoding MBL fold metallo-hydrolase: MTANPIVKGFWDRPTGSWQYVFHDPDTMKGAVVDPVWDYDPQAGATTLGNAEKILDYVKAEGIDVEWVLDTHPHADHFSSAVWLAEKLGAKRGIGERVRTVQSLWAEIYNTPELSQDGRQWDHLFAEGETFRIGNLDVKVMLSTGHTLASITYVVGDAAFVHDTLMQPESGTSRADFPGGSAAELWDSIRAILDLPAETRLFIGHDYPGADREPQTGATVADHRKHNKHVKDGISREEYIKTREERDATLPLPKLMLAALQVNIRGGRKPEAEGDGRSYLKIPLDYFDPR, from the coding sequence ATGACTGCCAACCCGATCGTCAAAGGGTTCTGGGATCGTCCCACCGGAAGCTGGCAATACGTCTTTCACGACCCCGATACGATGAAGGGGGCGGTGGTCGATCCGGTCTGGGATTACGACCCGCAGGCGGGCGCTACGACGCTGGGCAATGCCGAGAAAATCCTCGATTACGTCAAGGCCGAGGGGATCGACGTGGAGTGGGTGCTCGATACGCATCCCCATGCCGACCACTTCTCCTCCGCCGTCTGGCTGGCCGAGAAACTGGGCGCCAAGCGCGGCATCGGCGAGCGCGTGCGGACGGTGCAAAGCCTCTGGGCAGAGATCTACAACACGCCCGAGCTGTCGCAGGACGGGCGGCAATGGGATCACCTGTTCGCCGAGGGCGAGACGTTCAGGATCGGCAATCTCGATGTGAAGGTGATGCTCTCGACCGGGCATACGCTGGCCTCGATCACCTATGTCGTGGGCGATGCGGCCTTCGTGCATGATACGCTGATGCAGCCCGAAAGCGGCACGAGTCGGGCGGATTTTCCGGGTGGCTCTGCGGCCGAGCTGTGGGATTCGATCCGGGCGATTCTCGATCTGCCCGCCGAGACGCGGCTGTTCATCGGGCACGACTATCCGGGCGCGGACAGGGAGCCGCAGACCGGCGCGACCGTGGCCGATCACCGCAAGCACAACAAGCACGTCAAGGACGGCATCAGCCGCGAGGAGTACATCAAGACGCGTGAAGAACGCGATGCGACCCTGCCGCTGCCCAAGCTGATGCTGGCCGCTTTGCAGGTGAATATCCGCGGCGGGCGCAAGCCCGAGGCCGAGGGGGATGGTCGGTCTTACCTGAAAATCCCGCTCGACTATTTCGATCCGCGGTAA
- a CDS encoding metallophosphoesterase family protein, protein MRTYAIGDIHGHLDKLRGAHDLIAADRDAYGETEAPIVHVGDLVDRGPDSAGVIDYLMKGQQSGENWIVLRGNHDRMFLGFLDDPYTEDPILSAEVSYLNPRVGGEATLESYGIPDAFSRPLDEVTSELSAIPQSHRDWLARQPAYFPRGEAIFVHAGIRPGVAMEDQVEDDLLWIRKPFLTDPRDHGALIVHGHTNIKAATHYGNRLNLDSGAGYGHPLSTVVIEGSDAWLLTPEGRAELPRG, encoded by the coding sequence ATGCGGACCTACGCGATCGGCGACATTCACGGGCATCTCGACAAGCTGCGCGGGGCGCATGACCTGATTGCGGCGGATCGCGACGCCTATGGCGAGACGGAGGCCCCGATCGTGCATGTCGGCGATCTGGTGGATCGCGGACCGGACTCGGCGGGTGTGATCGACTACCTGATGAAAGGTCAGCAGAGCGGCGAGAACTGGATCGTGTTGCGCGGCAATCACGACCGGATGTTCCTGGGCTTCCTCGACGATCCCTATACCGAAGACCCGATCCTCAGCGCAGAGGTCTCCTATCTCAATCCGCGTGTGGGCGGCGAGGCGACACTGGAGAGCTACGGCATCCCCGACGCGTTCTCGCGCCCACTCGACGAGGTCACATCGGAGCTTTCCGCCATCCCGCAGTCCCATCGCGACTGGCTCGCGCGCCAGCCCGCCTATTTCCCCCGCGGCGAGGCGATCTTCGTTCACGCAGGCATCCGCCCCGGCGTGGCGATGGAGGATCAGGTGGAGGATGACCTGCTATGGATTCGCAAACCCTTCCTGACCGATCCGCGCGACCACGGGGCGCTGATCGTGCATGGGCATACAAATATCAAGGCGGCCACCCATTACGGCAACCGCCTCAATCTCGATTCCGGCGCGGGCTATGGCCACCCGCTCTCGACCGTGGTGATCGAAGGAAGCGACGCGTGGCTGCTGACCCCCGAGGGCCGGGCCGAACTGCCACGCGGCTAA
- the serA gene encoding phosphoglycerate dehydrogenase, with amino-acid sequence MAPKVLVSDKLSETAVQIFRDRGIEVDFEPSLGKDKEKLAEVIGKYDGLAIRSATKVTAKLLESATNLKVVGRAGIGTDNVDKEAASKKGVIVMNTPFGNMITTAEHAIAMMFAVARQIPEADASTQAGKWEKSKFMGVELTAKTLGVIGAGNIGGIVCDRARGLKMKVVAYDPFLSEEKAANMGVEKVELDELLRRADFITLHVPLTDSTRNILSKENLQKTKPGVRIINCARGGLVDEQALADLIKSGHVAGAAFDVFAEEPATDNVLFGLPNVVCTPHLGASTTEAQENVALQVAEQMSNYLLDGAVENALNMPSMTAEEAKVMGPWVKLAQHLGGFIGQMTEDAIKAINITFDGVASEMNLKALDAAVVSGILKASQPDVNMVSAPVIAKERGIQISTTSQDQTGIFEGYIKVTVVSESKERSIAGTVFSDGKPRFIQIKGINIDAEVGEHMLYTTNDDVPGIIGKLGTILGEKGVNLANFTLGRSKQGGEAIAIAYVDEAVSADVVEALKTSGGFKQVKPLEFVLG; translated from the coding sequence ATGGCCCCCAAGGTTCTCGTCTCCGACAAGCTCTCGGAAACCGCCGTCCAGATCTTCCGTGACCGTGGCATCGAGGTCGATTTCGAACCCTCGCTCGGCAAGGACAAGGAAAAGCTCGCCGAGGTGATCGGCAAGTATGACGGTCTCGCCATCCGCTCGGCCACCAAGGTCACGGCGAAACTGCTGGAAAGCGCGACCAACCTGAAAGTCGTCGGCCGCGCCGGTATCGGCACCGACAATGTCGACAAGGAAGCGGCTAGCAAGAAAGGCGTGATCGTGATGAACACGCCCTTCGGCAACATGATCACCACCGCCGAGCACGCCATCGCCATGATGTTTGCCGTTGCGCGCCAGATCCCCGAAGCCGATGCCTCGACGCAGGCCGGCAAGTGGGAAAAGTCGAAATTCATGGGGGTCGAGCTGACCGCCAAGACGCTCGGCGTGATCGGTGCGGGCAATATCGGCGGCATCGTCTGCGACCGCGCGCGCGGCCTGAAGATGAAGGTCGTGGCCTATGATCCCTTCCTGAGCGAAGAGAAGGCGGCCAATATGGGCGTCGAGAAAGTCGAGCTGGACGAACTGCTGCGTCGCGCCGACTTCATCACTCTGCACGTGCCGCTTACGGATTCGACCCGCAACATCCTCTCGAAGGAAAACCTGCAGAAAACCAAGCCCGGTGTGCGCATCATCAACTGTGCGCGTGGCGGCCTGGTCGACGAGCAGGCGCTGGCCGATCTGATCAAGTCGGGCCATGTCGCAGGCGCGGCCTTCGACGTCTTCGCCGAGGAACCGGCGACCGATAACGTCCTCTTCGGCCTGCCGAACGTGGTCTGCACGCCGCACCTCGGCGCCTCGACCACCGAAGCGCAGGAGAACGTGGCCCTGCAGGTGGCAGAGCAGATGTCTAACTACCTGCTGGACGGCGCCGTCGAGAACGCGCTCAACATGCCCTCGATGACCGCTGAAGAAGCGAAAGTCATGGGCCCCTGGGTGAAACTCGCGCAGCACCTCGGCGGCTTCATCGGCCAGATGACCGAGGACGCGATCAAGGCGATCAACATCACCTTCGACGGTGTGGCGTCCGAGATGAACCTCAAGGCGCTCGACGCGGCTGTCGTTTCGGGCATCCTCAAGGCCAGCCAGCCGGACGTGAACATGGTCTCCGCCCCGGTCATCGCGAAAGAGCGCGGCATCCAGATCTCGACCACCTCGCAGGACCAGACCGGTATCTTCGAGGGCTACATCAAGGTCACCGTCGTCTCGGAAAGCAAGGAACGCTCGATCGCGGGTACCGTGTTCTCGGATGGCAAGCCGCGCTTCATCCAGATCAAGGGCATCAACATCGACGCCGAAGTGGGCGAGCACATGCTCTACACCACCAACGACGACGTGCCCGGCATCATCGGCAAGCTCGGCACGATCCTCGGCGAGAAGGGCGTGAACCTCGCGAACTTCACCTTGGGTCGTTCCAAGCAGGGCGGCGAAGCGATCGCCATCGCCTATGTCGACGAGGCGGTCAGCGCGGACGTTGTCGAGGCGCTGAAAACCTCGGGCGGCTTCAAGCAGGTCAAGCCGCTGGAATTCGTCCTCGGCTGA
- a CDS encoding acetyl-CoA C-acyltransferase family protein, translating to MTGIVILSGTRTPIGTFGGTLSGFAPIDLATHVSKEAVSRAGVSADKIGQVVFGHIINTEPRDMYLSRVAAVNAGVPVGTPAMNVNRLCGSGVQAVVSAAQMLMLGDADFALAGGAEVMSKSPYILPAARFGQKMGDAKMLDMMTGALSCPFGTGHMGVTAENVAAECSISREEQDAFAMESQERAAKAISEGHFKEEIAPVEVTTRKGTTVFDTDEHPKQTSLEKLASLKPVFQKDGSVTAGNASGINDGAAALVLAREEAAKEAGLTPRAKITGYAIAGVRPEVMGLGPIPAVRALLEKTGMQASEFDWIESNEAFASQALAVSRELGLDASKVNPDGGAIALGHPVGATGAILIVKALHALERTGGKHGLVTMCIGGGQGIALSIERL from the coding sequence ATGACCGGTATCGTCATTCTCTCCGGCACCCGCACGCCCATCGGCACGTTCGGCGGCACGCTGTCCGGCTTCGCGCCGATCGACCTCGCCACCCATGTCTCGAAAGAGGCGGTCTCGCGGGCGGGCGTGTCGGCGGACAAGATCGGTCAGGTGGTCTTCGGCCATATCATCAACACCGAACCGCGCGACATGTATCTCAGCCGGGTGGCGGCGGTGAATGCCGGCGTCCCGGTCGGCACGCCCGCGATGAACGTGAACCGCCTTTGCGGCTCCGGCGTGCAGGCGGTCGTGTCCGCCGCGCAGATGCTGATGCTGGGCGATGCCGATTTCGCGCTGGCAGGCGGTGCCGAGGTGATGAGCAAATCGCCCTATATCCTGCCCGCCGCCCGCTTCGGTCAGAAGATGGGCGACGCGAAGATGCTCGACATGATGACCGGCGCGCTGTCGTGCCCCTTCGGCACCGGCCATATGGGCGTGACGGCCGAGAACGTGGCCGCCGAGTGTTCGATCTCGCGCGAAGAGCAGGACGCCTTCGCGATGGAAAGCCAGGAGCGTGCGGCAAAAGCGATCTCCGAGGGCCATTTCAAGGAAGAGATCGCCCCCGTCGAGGTCACCACGCGCAAGGGCACGACCGTCTTCGACACCGACGAGCACCCGAAACAGACGAGCCTCGAGAAACTCGCCTCGCTCAAGCCGGTCTTCCAGAAGGACGGCTCGGTCACCGCGGGCAACGCCTCGGGCATCAATGACGGTGCGGCGGCACTGGTTCTGGCCCGCGAAGAGGCCGCGAAAGAGGCGGGTCTGACCCCGCGCGCCAAGATCACCGGCTACGCCATCGCGGGCGTCCGCCCCGAGGTGATGGGCCTCGGCCCGATCCCCGCCGTGCGCGCGCTGCTGGAAAAGACCGGCATGCAGGCCTCCGAGTTCGACTGGATCGAAAGCAACGAAGCCTTTGCCTCGCAGGCGCTGGCCGTCTCGCGCGAGCTGGGTCTGGATGCGTCGAAGGTAAACCCCGATGGCGGCGCGATTGCGCTCGGCCACCCGGTCGGCGCCACCGGCGCGATCCTGATCGTGAAGGCGCTGCACGCGCTGGAGCGCACCGGCGGCAAGCACGGCCTCGTCACCATGTGCATCGGCGGCGGGCAAGGCATCGCGCTCTCGATCGAACGTCTCTGA